The window ACCTCAAACAATTTAAACCGACTTATTATGAATTTTAATAAATAATAAGTGGGATGATTCTCATTGAACAATTATAAAACCTATAAAAATAGATCTAATGATATTACAAAATCTATCTTACTATGTGAAAATTTAATTGTTATAAAAAAAACTTAACTTCAATTTTATAAATCAAAAAAGTTTTTTCTTCATTAAACCTCTATTCTGGCAGTTTAGGGTCGAAGTTACTTATATACTTTGTGCCTATACATGATTATTCGATGATATTTTTTATCATAACTATAAAAAGGAAGAATAGAAAAAAATGAGTAATAGATTATAAAAATTTGAAGGGGATGTTTTCTTTGAAAATAGGGATAATAGGTGGAACCGGTGATCAGGGACTTGGACTGGCCCTGAGATTTACAAAAGCAGGTGAACAGGTAATTGTAGGTTCAAGAGATGTAAAAAAAGCCGAAAATGCTGTTAACCTCATTGAAAACATGTTAAAATCAGATGAATGTCCCAATGTAAGGGGATTGATCAATGCAGAAGCTGCCAGCAAAGCAGATATTTTAATTTTGACTGTGCCCCTCCAGGCCCAAATGATAACTTTAAAAAGCATTGCAGACCATGTGGAGGGTAAAATATTCATTGACGCCACCGTCCCCATGGAAAGTTGCCTGGGTGGTAGTCCAGTGAAATATGTGA is drawn from Methanobacterium petrolearium and contains these coding sequences:
- the npdG gene encoding NADPH-dependent F420 reductase; amino-acid sequence: MKIGIIGGTGDQGLGLALRFTKAGEQVIVGSRDVKKAENAVNLIENMLKSDECPNVRGLINAEAASKADILILTVPLQAQMITLKSIADHVEGKIFIDATVPMESCLGGSPVKYVNMWDGSAAERTAIFLKDKNVRVVSAFNNISAASLTNIEQDIDCDCLISGDDAESKKVAMELAEKIPGVRAIDCGPLENARIVEKITPLLINLNIRNKIKLAGIRITGL